CAGCCGCGACCAGTGGGTCAGCAGCCGCCTCGAGACCGAGGCGACGCTGTCGGTCGACCGGATCATCCCGCTCGGATTCCTGGTGGTGGATGTCGCCTCGCGCGTCCTGCGCGGCACGCCGGGTGTCAGCCTGACGATCACGGTGCGCGACGTCGATGCGACGACGCTGGAGGTTGCGCTCGACGCCGACCGGCCGATCCCGCTCAGCGAGCCGCCGAAGATGTTCGCCGGGCTCGTCGCACAGATCGAGGCGGTGCAGGTCGAGAAGCCCGAGGGGCGCCATCTCGGCAGCTGGCAGATCCGCCACCGCGCCTGAGACGGTGGCGCACCCGGCTCAGGCCGGGCGCTCGATGGTTTCGATGGTGACGCCGACGCCGAGACCGAGGAAGGAGCCCGTCAACCCGGTGAAGCTGCCCGAAACGGGCGAGGCATCCTCCGGCACGCGTGCCACCGCCACCCGCAGCAGCTGCCGGTCGGCGACGAGATCGTTGGTCGGGTCGAACTCGACCCAGCCGTCGCCGGGAATGAAGACCTCGCCCCAGGCATGGGTCAGCCCCACCGTCGAGACGAGCCCGGTGGCATCGGGCGTGCGGTCGTGGATGTAGCCGGTGACGAAGCGGGCGGCGAAGCCCATGCGGCGCGCGAGCTCGATGAACAGCCAGGCATAGTCGCGGCAGGAGCCGGCCTGCTGGCGCAGCGTGTCGGCGGGATGCTGGGTGCCCTCGTCATACCGCACCGCGTAGCTCAGCCCGGCATGGATGGCGTGGGCGAGATCGCGCAACAGATGGCCCGATCCCTGGCCGATCCGGGCACGGAAATCCGCCAGCCACTGATCGAGCAGATTGTCGGGGTCCTCGGCGGCGAGGTCGAGATAGGGCTGGAGCACGGCGCGCTCGCCCTCGGTGTAGACCACGCCGGTCATGGCGGCCGAGGGCTCGAGCTGCGTGCGTGGCAGGGCGGAGCCGAAGCGCTGCACCACCAGCTCGCTGACGATATCGAGCGTATCGGCGGGTTCGTCGAAATTGGCGATGGCAACCGAGTTGCCATAGGCATCGTGCATCCAGCGCAGCCGGGCCCGCGGCGAGATGGTCAGCGCGGTGTCGACCACACGCAGGTCGAAGCTGTCGCGCGGGCGCAGCATCAGCCGATGGGGCCCGAACTGCACCGGGCCGCCATAGCGATAGGTCGTGGAATGGCGAATGCGCAGGTACATCGCGGGTCCGGTCCGGTTCGACGAGCGGTGCTCATCCCAAAAAACAAGCCGCCCGGAGGCGGCTCTGAAGTGGGGCACGAGGGATGTGCCGGTGACCCAACGCAACGGTAAGGGGAAGGTTCCGTCACGTCGGGAAAAACGAAATCAACTCAACGCAACACGACATTCTGGGCCCGCGGCGCCTGCGCCTGCTGCGTCCCGCCGATGGCGCGCTTGGTCACGCCCACGGAACGATGCGAAGGATCGACGGCGGCGAAGCGCGTGTCGGTGGGAACCTGACGCTCGATCTTGGCCTGGGCGACGGCCGCGGAGCTGGTAGGATTGGTTTCCTGGAAGTTCGACCCCATGGTCAGGGCAACGACACCTGCGGCCATGAAGCCGAAGAAAAGTCCGGCGCGCCGAATGGGGGCAAAGCTGTTGTTCAACATCTGTCTCTCCCGACGCCCGCACCGACAACAACTGTCGGCTTCCGGGAAGTTAACGGATGGATGTCGAACCGGTTCCATTGCCACGCCCGCTGGGTCAACCGCGCCGATCACATCGGCGCGATGAACCGGCCTCAACCGACCTCGTCATTGGCGGCGTTGCGGGCCCTGAACAGGCGCCACAAGGACTTGCCGAGACGGCGCGAGGTCAGATGCGCACCGGCGAGGCGCTTCTCCAGCGTGATCTTGCGGTCGTGGAAGTCCTCGAGGCCCGGCCGGTGGCCGACGCTGATCAGCGTGGCATGGGCGAGCTCCGCCTCGAACAAGCCGAGCAGGGCGTTCTGGCTATCCTCGTCGAGCGCCGACGTCGCCTCGTCCATGATGATGATGTCGGGCTTGCGGATGACGAGCCGGGCGAAGGCGATGCGCTGGCGTTCGCCGCCCGACAGGATGCGGTCCCATTTGTCCGCGTCGTCGAGGCGCCGCGCGAGATAGCCCAGCCCGCAGCGTCGCAGCGCCGCGACCAGCACCTCGTCCGAAACCGGCTTGTCGGCCTCGGGATAGAGCAGAACGGTGCGCAGATCGCCCATCGGCAGATAGGGCTTCTGCGGGACGAAGGCGATCGACTTTCCGCGCGGTACCGCGATCGACCCCGAGCCCCACGGCCAAAGACCGGCGAGCGCACGGATCAGCGTGCTCTTGCCCGTGCCGCTCTCGCCGACGATCAGCACCTTCTCGCCCAGCCCGATCACGACCGAGGCGTCGGTGATGACGGCCCGGCCATTGCTGTGGGCGATGGAGAGCCTGTCGAGATGGATGGCGCCGTCATCGCTCTCCTCGAGCGCGATCTGCGTGTCGCCTTCCATGATCGTGCCGATGTCGAGGCCCTCCAGGGCCTCCTGCAACTCGTCGACGCGGGTAACGGACGCGAACCATTCCGCCAGGCGGACAAAGTTGTCGACGAACCAGATCAGCGCCGCCTGGACCGCGCTGAAGGCGGCCACGACCTGCATCACCGCGCCCAGCGTCACGTCGCCTGCGAGATATTTCGGCGCGATCAGGAGCAGCGGCACGATCGGAAACAGGGCGCCGTTGGTGTTGAGCACCAGGGCAATGACCCCCTGCTGGCGGATGACACGCAGCCAGGCGGCGACGACGCGGCCATAGGTCTCCCCGACCGAGTCGCGCTCGTCGGAATCGCCGCGGATCAGCGCGATGCTCTCGGCATTCTCGCGCAGCCGCGTCATTTCGGCCCGGAACTGCGCCTCGGTCTCGTTCTTGGCAGCGATACGGCCGACCAGCGGCCGGCCGGTGACATAGGCGGCGAGCGAGGCGACGATGGCGTAGCCGATCGCCGCCAGCGCCATATAGCTCGGGATCTCGAACGCGACCCCGCCCAGCGTGAAGCGGGCGGAACCGGCGACATGCCAGAGGATGGCGGCGAAGGTCGCGGCCGTGACGAAGGCGCTGATCAGGCCGATCGCGAACTCGACCAGCGGCTCGATCGACAGCCGGACATCCTCCGCGATGCGGTATTCCGGCGCCGCCTGCTCGCGTGCGACGAATTGCAGCCGGTAATAGCGCTGATCGGCGATCCACCATCCGGCGAGACGCTGTGTCAGGTATTCGCGCCAGCGCATCTGCAGCAGCATCCGGCTGATCACCAGTGCCGACAGGGTCAGGGCCGAGACGCCGACCAGAAGGGGCAGCCAGGCCGCGATCTGCCAGGCCGCCGTCGCGTCCCGCTTCTCCAGCGCGTCGAAGAACAAGCGGTTCCAGGTGTTGACGCCGACGGCGGTGGCGAGCTGCGCCGCAACGAAAACGAGCACGGCGAAGGTCAGGGTCCAGGCGCGCAGCTTGGTCTCTCCGCGCCAGAAAGGCAGCGCGAGAGCAAAGAAGCGGCGCATGCGCGACCGTTGGGCGGCGCGCGGCAGATCGGTCATGGGAGGCGTCTCTCGGAATCGGGGCAGCGCGCGGCTGCCCTCCTGTAGCGGCACGTGCTGCAATGTCACCCGTGCAACGGTGAAGGCCTTCCGTAACGTCCGGGCACCCCCGGCGGTTCCCTCTGGTGACAATGATGGCGCGTCGGTTCCCGTCGCGCGGCGGGCTTGCTATTGAGGGGAGGAGAGCCGCGCGCGATCGGCTCCGGGAGACCCGACACGCCGATGACGGACAGCGCCTATCCTAACGGTCGAAACGGCGTGCCCTGCCTGTCCTGTCCGCTGCGGCTGAAGCCGGCCTTCAAGGACAAGACCGACGAGGAAATCCGCTTCATCCAGTCGATGAAGATCGAGCATCGCCATCTGCCGGCGGGCGCCGACATCATCCACCCGGGACAGCAGGATGCGGAGCTCTACACGCTGTTTTCGGGCTGGGCCTTCCGCTACCAGCTCCTGCCCGACGGCCGGCGCCAGATCCTCAACTTCCTGCTGCCGGGCGATCTCGTCGGCCTGCAGGCCTCGCTCCTGACCGCGGCGCAGCACGGCATCGAGGCGCTGACGGAGGTCGAGCTCTGCGTCTTCCCGCGCAAGCGGGTGTGGGACCTGTTCGTCCAGATGCCGGCGATGGCCTATGAAGTCGCCTGGCTCGGGTCCCGCGAGGAGAGCCTGATCGACCAGAACCTGACCTCGGTCGGGCAGCGCAATGCGGGCGAGCGCATCGCCGCGCTGGTGATCTCGCTCTACCGCCGGGCGGAGGCGCTCGGTCTCGTGACGGATGGCAGCTTCCGCTTCCCGCTCTCGCAGCAGCAGCTCGCGGACGCGCTCGGGTTGTCGCTGGTCCACACCAGCAAGACCTGGTCGCGGCTGCGCAAGGCCGGCCTCTTCGCCACCGGCGAGGGGCGGCTGACCCTGCTGAACCCGCGCCTGACCTCGCGCATGGCGCTGCTTTACGAACGGGAGATGGCGCCGCGCCCGCTGATCTGAAACAAAGCGGGCAGTCTGCGCGTCTATTCGCAGGCCGGGCCGAGGAAAGACCTTGGCTCGGCAGGACACTTGACCCCATATGACGCGCAGGTAACGTTTCCGTCCCCCCAAGGTCGGACCTCCGGTCCGACGTCAGAGGCCTCATGTCGCTCACCTCCTCACGCCGCCCTGTCCAGGGAGCTTCGCTGGCCGCCCGTCTCGGGCGCTCCCGCGTGGCTGCGCGGCTCGAGGACGAGATGCGCGTCACTGCGGCGGATCTTGTCGACAGCGTCGCCCAGGCGAGGCTCAAGGTCGCCACCGTGCGCTACAAGGTCGAGGACGAGGTCCGCAGCAAGACCGAGAAGCTGCGCTCGCGCGTCAGCGAGGCGCGCACAAAGCTCGAGGACGAAGCCCGATTCATCAAGTCCTGGATCGACAATCCCGCCCGCACCGGCTCGGTGACGCCGTCCAGCCCCGCGCTCGCTCGGCGCATGGCCTCCTTCGTCGATCCCTCGCAACCCGGACCGGTGATCGAGATCGGCCCGGGCACTGGCCCCGTGACCGAGGCGCTGATCGAACGCGGGATCAGCGAAGAGCGGCTCATTCTCGTCGAATACAGCCCCGAGTTCTGCACGCTGCTGCGCCGGCGCTTCCCGCGCGCCACCGTGATCGAGGGCGACGCCTATGCGCTGTCCAAGACGCTCGAGGGCCATCTGCCGGAGAAGGCGATCGCCGTGGTCTCGAGCCTGCCGCTGTTCAACCAGACGCCGGCCAAGCGCAGCGCCCTGGCGAAGGACGCCTTCACGCTGCTCGTCGACGGGGCGCCGCTGATCCAGTTCACCTATTCGGTGGTGTCGCCCGTGCCGCGCAAGGGCTCGGGCCTGAAGGCCAGCGTCTCGGACTGGGTGCTGCGCAACATCCCGCCGGCCCGCGTCTGGGTCTATCGCCAGCCGGGCTGAGACGCGCCTCCTCCGGCGGAGCTGGCGGTGCGAGAGCGAAAAAAGCTCTCGTTTTTCAAGAAACACACCGGTTGGTAACGCCTTTGCGTTATGACGCGCGGCATGAGCTGTCGGCCAGCCAGGCCGCCGCGGAAGGGCCTGCGCATGGATGGGGAGACACCGCGATACAGCCTGCCGCGGTGGCGCCTGACGCGGTGGCTCGCCGATACCGGCCCCGATATCCCGCTCGAAATCCGGTTCGCGCTGATCGCCAGCCTGTTCGGGACCCTGCCGATCTTTATCGCGGGGGTCTTCAACACCGTCACGGTGTCTCTGCTCGTTGCCCTGCGGATGCCGAGCTGGCCCTTCATCCTGTGGTGCGCCTTCGACATCCTGTGCTGCACGGCCCGGCTCGTCGTGCTCCTGATCGCGCGCCGCCGCGCCGCCCGGCAGCAGCCGACGCCGACCGATCTCTACATCCTGCTCGGCGTCGCCTGGGCCGCCGGCATCGGCTATGGCGCCTTCATCAGCCTGCTGAGCGGTGACTGGGTCGCCGCGACCCTGGTCTGCCTGACCGCCACAGCCATGGTCGGCGGCATCTGCTTCCGCAATTTCGGCGCGCCGCGAATGGTCGGGCTGATGATCGTGCTGACGCTGGGACCCTGCACCTTCGCCACGCCCTTCCTGGACGAGCCGATCCTGCTGATCGGCCTGCTGCAGCTGCCCGTCTACATCTACAGCATGTCGCGGGCCGCCTTCGGCCTCAATGCGATGCTGGTCTCGACCATGCAGGCCGAGCGCGAGCACGCCTTCCAGGCGAAGCACGACGTGCTCACCGGCCTGCCGAACCGCACCGGGCTGAAGCAGGCCCTCCAGGCCAGCTTGCTGCGCTATGACGGATCGCGGCCGCTGGCGCTGATCTATGTCGATCTCGACGGCTTCAAGACGGTCAACGACACCCATGGCCACAACAGCGGCGACCGCGTGCTTCGGCTGGTGTCGGACCGGCTGCGACGGCTGGTGCGGCCGGGCGATTTCGTCGCCCGGATCGGCGGCGACGAGTTCATCGTGGTTTCCGAGCAGATCGGCGGCGGTCCGCGGAAGCGCTTCGGCGACAGGCTGGTGCGGGAGATCTCGCAGCCCTACCAGCTCGACGGTGCGGTCACCGCCACGATCGGCGCCTCGGTCGGTATCGCCCGCGCCCCGGAGCATGGGCTCGACCTCGAAAGCCTGATGGCGGCGGCCGACGCCGCGCTCTACCAGGCCAAGTCCGAGGGCAAGGCGCGCTGCATCATGGCCGGGACCCGGCCGCGGGCCTCGGGTTTCGCCCCCGCCCCGGTCGCGATGGCGGAGCTGCGCAACGCCTCCTAGCGCGCGTCGGGCGCTTGACCCCTCGCCATGGCTCGGGCCTTCTGCGGCGCAGGCGGGAGGACGGGCAGCGTGAAGGATCTGGCGCGGCTCGTCCGCGAGATCGCCGACGAGATGACCGCGATCCCCGACCGGGGCGCGGTCGCCACCTATATCGCGCCGCTGGCGGCGGTCGATCCGGCCCGTTTCGGCCTCTGCGTGGTCACGGCCGAAGGCGAGGTTCATTGGGCGGGCGATGCGCTGGAGCCCTTCTCGATCCAGAGCATCTCCAAGGTCTTCGCCCTGACCCAGGCGCTCGGCAAGGTCGGCGAGGCGCTCTGGCAGCGGGTCGGGCGCGAGCCGTCGGGCACGCCGTTCAACTCCATCGTCCAGCTCGAGCGCGAGCAGGGCATCCCGCGCAACCCGTTCATCAATGCGGGCGCGCTGGTGGTGGCGGACGTCAATCTCGGCGGC
This portion of the Bosea sp. OAE506 genome encodes:
- a CDS encoding ABC transporter ATP-binding protein/permease, which encodes MTDLPRAAQRSRMRRFFALALPFWRGETKLRAWTLTFAVLVFVAAQLATAVGVNTWNRLFFDALEKRDATAAWQIAAWLPLLVGVSALTLSALVISRMLLQMRWREYLTQRLAGWWIADQRYYRLQFVAREQAAPEYRIAEDVRLSIEPLVEFAIGLISAFVTAATFAAILWHVAGSARFTLGGVAFEIPSYMALAAIGYAIVASLAAYVTGRPLVGRIAAKNETEAQFRAEMTRLRENAESIALIRGDSDERDSVGETYGRVVAAWLRVIRQQGVIALVLNTNGALFPIVPLLLIAPKYLAGDVTLGAVMQVVAAFSAVQAALIWFVDNFVRLAEWFASVTRVDELQEALEGLDIGTIMEGDTQIALEESDDGAIHLDRLSIAHSNGRAVITDASVVIGLGEKVLIVGESGTGKSTLIRALAGLWPWGSGSIAVPRGKSIAFVPQKPYLPMGDLRTVLLYPEADKPVSDEVLVAALRRCGLGYLARRLDDADKWDRILSGGERQRIAFARLVIRKPDIIIMDEATSALDEDSQNALLGLFEAELAHATLISVGHRPGLEDFHDRKITLEKRLAGAHLTSRRLGKSLWRLFRARNAANDEVG
- a CDS encoding methyltransferase domain-containing protein, yielding MSLTSSRRPVQGASLAARLGRSRVAARLEDEMRVTAADLVDSVAQARLKVATVRYKVEDEVRSKTEKLRSRVSEARTKLEDEARFIKSWIDNPARTGSVTPSSPALARRMASFVDPSQPGPVIEIGPGTGPVTEALIERGISEERLILVEYSPEFCTLLRRRFPRATVIEGDAYALSKTLEGHLPEKAIAVVSSLPLFNQTPAKRSALAKDAFTLLVDGAPLIQFTYSVVSPVPRKGSGLKASVSDWVLRNIPPARVWVYRQPG
- a CDS encoding transglutaminase family protein; translated protein: MYLRIRHSTTYRYGGPVQFGPHRLMLRPRDSFDLRVVDTALTISPRARLRWMHDAYGNSVAIANFDEPADTLDIVSELVVQRFGSALPRTQLEPSAAMTGVVYTEGERAVLQPYLDLAAEDPDNLLDQWLADFRARIGQGSGHLLRDLAHAIHAGLSYAVRYDEGTQHPADTLRQQAGSCRDYAWLFIELARRMGFAARFVTGYIHDRTPDATGLVSTVGLTHAWGEVFIPGDGWVEFDPTNDLVADRQLLRVAVARVPEDASPVSGSFTGLTGSFLGLGVGVTIETIERPA
- a CDS encoding diguanylate cyclase, whose product is MDGETPRYSLPRWRLTRWLADTGPDIPLEIRFALIASLFGTLPIFIAGVFNTVTVSLLVALRMPSWPFILWCAFDILCCTARLVVLLIARRRAARQQPTPTDLYILLGVAWAAGIGYGAFISLLSGDWVAATLVCLTATAMVGGICFRNFGAPRMVGLMIVLTLGPCTFATPFLDEPILLIGLLQLPVYIYSMSRAAFGLNAMLVSTMQAEREHAFQAKHDVLTGLPNRTGLKQALQASLLRYDGSRPLALIYVDLDGFKTVNDTHGHNSGDRVLRLVSDRLRRLVRPGDFVARIGGDEFIVVSEQIGGGPRKRFGDRLVREISQPYQLDGAVTATIGASVGIARAPEHGLDLESLMAAADAALYQAKSEGKARCIMAGTRPRASGFAPAPVAMAELRNAS
- a CDS encoding Crp/Fnr family transcriptional regulator encodes the protein MTDSAYPNGRNGVPCLSCPLRLKPAFKDKTDEEIRFIQSMKIEHRHLPAGADIIHPGQQDAELYTLFSGWAFRYQLLPDGRRQILNFLLPGDLVGLQASLLTAAQHGIEALTEVELCVFPRKRVWDLFVQMPAMAYEVAWLGSREESLIDQNLTSVGQRNAGERIAALVISLYRRAEALGLVTDGSFRFPLSQQQLADALGLSLVHTSKTWSRLRKAGLFATGEGRLTLLNPRLTSRMALLYEREMAPRPLI